TGGCCCGGCTGTACAAAAGCTTCGGTAAACAGGCAAAACCAGCCATCCTGTATTTCCGATTCTGCTTCAAAGGCATAGGGGATCACCGGATTGGAGAACAACAGGGCAGGGCGGTCAATCTCTATCCATTTATCGGCATAATGCAGTTTACCTGTACCAATGATCAGCGAAACCTTGTAATAATCGCGCCGGCTATAAGGCGAAACAAAGGCGCAGGCCGATCTTGTAAACACATTTACGTGTCCTGCGCCAGCATTGTTTAAAGAAAGATTGAGCGGGTTGGCCGCCGGAATCCGATCGTAAAATTCTTTTACACTTTCAGTATGGTCCATACCTTAAAGTTATAAAAATCAAACTACCCTTTATACATCTTGCTGTAATATTCTGCTGCCATCCGGCCAGCTTCAAAAGCAGGAACAACATCTGCTGCAGCATTTTTAACCATGCCCAGCCATTTATCCGGACTGTTGTAATACAAAGGCAATACAGTTTGCTCCAGGGTATCCATCAGGCTAAGGTTTTCCAGTCTGTCCTGGTCCTGCTCTGAAGAACCATCCGGTGCCGGCTGGATCAGGAAGCTGTTTATTTTATCCTTAGCAAATTCAGGTACCCAGCCGTCGGGCAGGGAAAGGTTAATGCTGCCGTTCATCGCAGCGGTCATGCCACTGGTACCGGAAGCTTCGCGGTACATCCGGGGATTGTTTAGCCAGACATCCGAACCTTTTTTTAGCAGGGCAGACAATTCAAGTTCATAGCCCGTAAGTACCGCACAATTTTTTAAAGGCAATGCACGTGAAATGATCTGGTTAAACAAACCAATTGCACCAAAATCCTCTGGATAAGGCTTTCCAGCCCAGATAAACTGCACCGGAAGCTTTTCATTTTCAACCAGGCTTAAAAAACAGTTCCAGTCCTGCATCACCAGATCGGCCCGTTTGTATCCCGCAAAGCGCCTGGCCCATACAATGGTAATTACATCCGGACTAAAGAGCTTACCGCACTGGTCGGCCACTACTTTAAACAGTTCGGCCTTCATTTCTTTTTTTCGCTGTACAAGGTCTTTGTCGTTACTGGCAGCTATCGCTTTTCCAAAAACCGGGTCCTCCCAGTAAAGCTGGTTCTGGGCATTGGTAATGGAGGTGATCTCACATACACCAGGGTAGTGGCTCCACATGTCCCTTGCAACTTTTCCATGCAGTTCAGATACGCCGTTGGCCTTTCTGGAGAATTTTAATGCGGCAAGCGTATAGCTAAACTGATCGCCATCCATGCCCAGTACAGATTTTACTTCGTGTTCCTGTAAATGATAAAAGAAAGACATCTCTTTTAGCAGACTGTATTTATGCTCCTCATTACCGGCCATTTCAGGCGTATGCGTAGTAAATACCACTCTTTTTTTAACCTCTTCAAGGCTTTTGTGCATGGCATAAAGGTAAAAGTTAAGTGATACAGAATGGCCTTCGTTCATGTGGTACAGATCGGGTGTCATGTTCAGTATGTCCAGCAGCATGGCGCCTCCCGTTCCAAGAATGATGGATTGGGCAATGCGCGTGGTTTCGTGCGGGTCGTACAGCCGGTGTGTAATGGTGCGCGAAAGGTAGTCGTTTTCAGGCACATCGGTACTCAGCAAAAATAAGGGGGCAGTGCCAAAAGTTTCGGGTTTAAGCAGGTATGCCCTTACGTGTACAGGCGCATCATGTACCGGTACGGTAAAAAGCATGCCCGTATCTACCAGGTAGGGGTATTGTTTTTCAGTATAAGCGGGTTTCATGAGCTGGTCCTTATCCCTGGTCTGGTCGTAATAGCCATATTTCCACAGCATGCCAATGCCCAGCAGGTTTTGTTTCAGCTGGTAAGCACTCCTTAAATGTGAGCCTGCCAGGAAGCCTAATCCGCCACTGTATATCTTTAATGCCTGGTGAACGGCAAATTCCATAGAAAAATAGGCCACAGCAGTACTGTACTGCTGATCTGGCGTGTAACCGAAAATGTCTTTTTTAGATAGCATGCGCTTAAATTAGGAAATTTTACCTAATAAAGTACTTCGGCTTCAATTATGTGTTACCTGAATATTATTTATGACGCGGGAAAGCTTTCCCGACTGAAAAAAGCCAGCATTTGCTCCAATGCCGTTCTGGAGTGCATGATTTCGGTATTTTCCAGCGTATCCCGCGTTGCTGCCGCTGCCCTTTTAACCATTTGTTTTTCAAAATGCGAGATGGCCGCCTTAATTGTTATGAATTTATTGCTCGTTAAACACTCTGCCAGTTCAAAGGCGTCCTGCATCGCTACGTTTGCACCTTCACCCGCAAATGGCGGCATACAGTGTGCGGCATCACCAATCATGGTCAGGTTTTCCTGTGTTTCCCAGTTTTGATCCAGTGGAAAATAGTACTGTGGCCGCAGGATAAAATGTACCTCATCGTTTGTGAAAAACTCATGCCATTCCTCAGCCCAGCCAGAAAATGTTGCTTTGAACCAGGCGAAAACCTGGGCTTTATCTTTAAAATCAATATTTAGTGCCGGATGCTCCGGTGCTTTGAAACTTGCGACAAACATCATCGAGCCATCGCCTTTTGTACCATATCCAATAAACCGCTCATTGCCAAAAGCCATAACCTTTCCTCCCTTTGTAAACCCGGATAGCCTGGGCACATTTTTTTCTGCATGGTAGATATTTCCTTCTATTAAGGTAACACCAGCGTAAACAGGGGCCTCTGCACTTAAATAGGGGCGAACTTTTGAGTTTGCCCCATCGGCTGCAATAACCAGATCGGCATAAGCGCTCGTCCCGTTCTTAAAATGCAAAAGCCAGCCATCGCTTTGTCTTTCCATGGCAGAAAAGTGGCTGTCCCAGACCACGGTGTTGGGTTTCAGCGAGTTCAAAAGGAGATCGCGTAAGGGGCTACGGTCAATTTCAGGACGCTGTTCTGCAATGTTGTTTTCGCTGTCATGGTCATCAAACCTGATGTTGAGGCTTTGGTCTACAATGCGCATCTTGCTTGCAATCGGGCGATAGTACCTATAAAATTCGTCTGTTAAGCCTGCACGCGCTATTGCTTCCAGACCAGAGCCTACGTGCAGGTCCAGTGTAGAGCCCTGAACACGGACATTGCGATTAAGGTCCCTTTCGTAAATTTTTACATTTACATTCTTCATTTGCAACAAACGGGCTAAAGTCAATCCGCCCATTCCTCCACCAACAATGGCAACTGTTTTATTTTCTACCAGCATTATTCTGCAATTTGTTTTATAAAAGCAAAACTATTTCTTTGGTAATGTGGATAATAGTATAAATCGGTCGTTTTTATTTTTGAACAGTTCTTTGGGCACTACACCCGAAAACTTCTTTATTTCTTTGATGAAGTGGTTTTGGTCGGAAAAATTCTCTTCAGGGTAGAGTTTTCCTTGTGCAATATGTTCAAGCGAAGCTCTGAACCTTAAAACATTGCAGTAGGCCTTCAGTGAAATGCCAAATTGCTGATTAAAATAGCGGTTAATTTGGCGGCTGCTCCAAAATACCCTTTCTGAGAGTTCATTTACCGTAATGCCACCCTTTGTTTCATAAATCAATCCGAACAGCTTTCGCTTGCGCTCATCAATTTCGTTCGGCAGAAGGGATTGGATTTTTTGCGCTGCCTTTTTTATAAACTGGTCAAAATCATCCATGTCATTTGCTGAAAAGCCCCAAAAATCATCAGGCAGAAATTTTCCGTTGTTCAGCAGGTCCGAAATTGTTTCCTGAAAAATGTATTCAATGGCAAGCAATTTAAAGCTGACGGCAAAGATTAAACCTTTAGGGGGTATGAAAGCCGGCTCGTGTTGCCGCGTGCCCAAGCCAAGCAGCACGATACGGAAAGGCTCACTTGCCGATTGAAATAGAAACAAGTCTACACGTCCGTCAGGTAAGCCTGTAGTTTCTTTGCTTTTGTCCGATTGGTTGTGTACAAACCAAAAACTATCTACAAAGTCTGAAAGCGGCGGCCCGGGTTGAATGACGCTATATTTCAGGTCCTTATCCATATACCAGGTGAATTTCTCATTTAATTGGAATAAAGCTAATAAAAAGCGCAAATAACAATACCTGCATACTAATTTCTTACAAAAAAAACTTAATATAGCATCAGGAATACAAGCACATAAATCAGCAGATGGTATGGTGAATAATATACAGTTTGGTATTGATGTTCTTTTGGCCCAACAGCCGGTTTGGAAAAGCAAGCGCATCGCTTTAGTTACCAATCATGCGGCTACCACCCGTCAATTTCTTCCCTCGCGCCTGGCCCTGTTACAACAGGGATTTAATATAGTGAAATTGTTCTCGCCCGAACATGGACTCGATACAACAGGCGCTGACGGCCAGGCTATGGACAATGCAATAGATACCCTTACCAAACTGCCGGTAATCAGTTTGTACGGCGATAAACTGGAGCCATCCCGGTCGGATCTTGTGGGTATTGACCTGGTGTTATTTGATATTCCTGATATAGGCAGCCGGTTTTATACCTATTTATGGACAATGTCGTATGTATTAGAGGCCTGCGCTGCTTTAAACATTCCCTTTATCCTGGCAGATAGGCCCAACCCTTTGTCGGGCAATCTGGGGCTGGCAGAGGGGCCGATGCTGGATGAGCAGCAGTGCAGCAGTTTTATAGGCCGTTGGTCGATACCAGTAAAACACAGTTGTACAATTGGAGAGCTGGCCCTTTATTTCAACAGCTCAAGAGGGATCAACTGTTCACTTGAAGTTATCCCCTGTGTGAATTGGCACCGAAATATGTACTATGCTGACTGGAGTGCTTCCTTTGTGCCGCTATCACCAGCTATCCCTGTTTTTGAGTCGGCATTGCTATATCCCGGACTTTGTTTTCTGGAGGCTACCAATTGCAGTGAAGGAAGGGGGACAGCCAGTCCTTTTCGCATGGCGGGTGCGCCCTGGTTGCTGGGCACTGAAACTGCAGGTTTGTTCAATACCATGATACCGGCCATTTCGAAGGATGTATATGCCCGTCCGGTTGTCTTTACACCAACAGAAGGCAAGTATGCCGGGCAACGATGCGAGGGTATTATGCTGCATGTTGCCGATTCGTCGGCCTTTCTTCCGGTAGCTACCGGATGGTTACTGATCAGGATTATAAAGGAACTTCACCCGAAAGATTTCCGATGGGCAGCATATCCAACGCATGTAAACCCATCTGGTAAAAAACACCTTGATCTTTTATCCGGCATATGGAATACGGAAAGCCTTTTTGATGAAGCTTTACCTGATTTTGTTTCGGTTGTAAAGCGCTGTATTGTGCTTAACGATTGGTCAATGCAGGTACAACCTTATTTGTTATATTGATTTAGTTTTAGGGCTGATAAATGATAATTTACAACTGCTGTCTGCTACCACGGTTGAAAACGGGCAACGTACTGAAACAGATTATACCAAAGGCAGGCGTATGATAAAGAT
This window of the Pedobacter africanus genome carries:
- a CDS encoding helix-turn-helix domain-containing protein gives rise to the protein MDKDLKYSVIQPGPPLSDFVDSFWFVHNQSDKSKETTGLPDGRVDLFLFQSASEPFRIVLLGLGTRQHEPAFIPPKGLIFAVSFKLLAIEYIFQETISDLLNNGKFLPDDFWGFSANDMDDFDQFIKKAAQKIQSLLPNEIDERKRKLFGLIYETKGGITVNELSERVFWSSRQINRYFNQQFGISLKAYCNVLRFRASLEHIAQGKLYPEENFSDQNHFIKEIKKFSGVVPKELFKNKNDRFILLSTLPKK
- a CDS encoding FAD-dependent oxidoreductase — its product is MLVENKTVAIVGGGMGGLTLARLLQMKNVNVKIYERDLNRNVRVQGSTLDLHVGSGLEAIARAGLTDEFYRYYRPIASKMRIVDQSLNIRFDDHDSENNIAEQRPEIDRSPLRDLLLNSLKPNTVVWDSHFSAMERQSDGWLLHFKNGTSAYADLVIAADGANSKVRPYLSAEAPVYAGVTLIEGNIYHAEKNVPRLSGFTKGGKVMAFGNERFIGYGTKGDGSMMFVASFKAPEHPALNIDFKDKAQVFAWFKATFSGWAEEWHEFFTNDEVHFILRPQYYFPLDQNWETQENLTMIGDAAHCMPPFAGEGANVAMQDAFELAECLTSNKFITIKAAISHFEKQMVKRAAAATRDTLENTEIMHSRTALEQMLAFFSRESFPAS
- a CDS encoding exo-beta-N-acetylmuramidase NamZ family protein, whose product is MVNNIQFGIDVLLAQQPVWKSKRIALVTNHAATTRQFLPSRLALLQQGFNIVKLFSPEHGLDTTGADGQAMDNAIDTLTKLPVISLYGDKLEPSRSDLVGIDLVLFDIPDIGSRFYTYLWTMSYVLEACAALNIPFILADRPNPLSGNLGLAEGPMLDEQQCSSFIGRWSIPVKHSCTIGELALYFNSSRGINCSLEVIPCVNWHRNMYYADWSASFVPLSPAIPVFESALLYPGLCFLEATNCSEGRGTASPFRMAGAPWLLGTETAGLFNTMIPAISKDVYARPVVFTPTEGKYAGQRCEGIMLHVADSSAFLPVATGWLLIRIIKELHPKDFRWAAYPTHVNPSGKKHLDLLSGIWNTESLFDEALPDFVSVVKRCIVLNDWSMQVQPYLLY
- the glgP gene encoding alpha-glucan family phosphorylase yields the protein MLSKKDIFGYTPDQQYSTAVAYFSMEFAVHQALKIYSGGLGFLAGSHLRSAYQLKQNLLGIGMLWKYGYYDQTRDKDQLMKPAYTEKQYPYLVDTGMLFTVPVHDAPVHVRAYLLKPETFGTAPLFLLSTDVPENDYLSRTITHRLYDPHETTRIAQSIILGTGGAMLLDILNMTPDLYHMNEGHSVSLNFYLYAMHKSLEEVKKRVVFTTHTPEMAGNEEHKYSLLKEMSFFYHLQEHEVKSVLGMDGDQFSYTLAALKFSRKANGVSELHGKVARDMWSHYPGVCEITSITNAQNQLYWEDPVFGKAIAASNDKDLVQRKKEMKAELFKVVADQCGKLFSPDVITIVWARRFAGYKRADLVMQDWNCFLSLVENEKLPVQFIWAGKPYPEDFGAIGLFNQIISRALPLKNCAVLTGYELELSALLKKGSDVWLNNPRMYREASGTSGMTAAMNGSINLSLPDGWVPEFAKDKINSFLIQPAPDGSSEQDQDRLENLSLMDTLEQTVLPLYYNSPDKWLGMVKNAAADVVPAFEAGRMAAEYYSKMYKG